DNA from Sebaldella sp. S0638:
AAAAAAACATTGCATTGTCATTACATTGTATTGACAAAGAAATGATATTGTAGTATGATATGTATTGTGAAAGGAGTGATTAATGATGAGTACAGGTAAAGCAGCTAATAAAGGTAAAAAAAATGAAAATAAAACAACATCAAAAGATGGAACTTTACAAATACGTATAGATAAAAATTTAAAAAATAGAACACAAAAAACTTTAAATTCAATGGGTTTAGATTTTACAACAGCAATAGTACTTTTTTTTAATAAAGTAAATAATGAACAGGCTATACCATTTACTATAACTGCTGATGGATTTCACAGCAGCCTGAATAAAGAATTTTTATTAAAATCAATTGATCAGGCTAAAGCTGGTAGAGTAGTTGAAAAAACATTAGAAGAACTCGAGGCTTTAGAAGATG
Protein-coding regions in this window:
- a CDS encoding type II toxin-antitoxin system RelB/DinJ family antitoxin → MMSTGKAANKGKKNENKTTSKDGTLQIRIDKNLKNRTQKTLNSMGLDFTTAIVLFFNKVNNEQAIPFTITADGFHSSLNKEFLLKSIDQAKAGRVVEKTLEELEALEDE